In Amyelois transitella isolate CPQ chromosome 27, ilAmyTran1.1, whole genome shotgun sequence, a single genomic region encodes these proteins:
- the LOC106130427 gene encoding uncharacterized protein LOC106130427 isoform X1, producing the protein MSSKEGELYHQLFLAYKGSNAALPAQLCQKNANAIWKTAKEKLKNKEKFIKHINDVIRELKVKATKEKAKMLSYFTQLPMKTSSTPATLRPNVPSTSRALQRKQDADFVASSTCSSLIESIVAVAGQESTTVKRKMSDGDDEQTRKKPHTTLIDSGITKNVPSKPAQETLMKKIGLLQQRINVLTEARDTGIAKDDVHNEIKKLRKELKEEEKCLKKKRDSAKRAKKFRAKEKLEKTERQRNNPAATQPRTGPGQPPLVDSQPALLETIINIAIHGSAADERRRTEMIRSCLTLSDLHERLLLMGFQISRSGTYLHLLPRISNTQEGRRHVCTVPVKLARPQTEMHKKHEDGEFCTATIRSLESLASLLGPQ; encoded by the exons ATGTCGTCAAAAGAGGGAGAGTTGTATCATCAGTTGTTCTTGGCCTATAAAGGCTCTAATGCTGCCTTGCCAGCGCAACTGTGTCAAAAAAATGCCAACGCAATTTGGAAAACGGCtaaagaaaaactaaaaaataaagaaaagtttataaaacatataaatgatGTTATACGAGAGTTGAAGGTGAAGGCCACGAAGGAGAAAGCAAAAATGCTTAGTTATTTTACACAG CTACCTATGAAAACATCAAGCACGCCAGCAACACTAAGGCCCAATGTTCCCTCGACTTCGCGTGCTCTTCAACGAAAACAG GATGCGGATTTTGTAGCTTCATCCACGTGTTCATCTCTTATAGAATCGATTGTCGCAGTCGCTGGACAAGAAAGCACTACCGTCAAACGAAAGATGAGCGACGGCGACGATGAGCAAACACGAAAAAAACCACACACGACTTTGATTGATTCAGGCATCACTAAAAATGTTCCAAGCAAACCGGCTCAAGAAACTCTTATGAAGAAAATTGGTCTACTGCAACAGAGAATAAATGTTCTTACTGAAGCAAGGGACACTGGTATAGCCAAAGATGATGTTCacaacgaaataaaaaaactacgcAAAGAGTTGAAAGAAGAAGAGAaatgtttaaagaaaaaaagagacTCTGCTAAGCGTGCAAAAAAGTTTCGAGCCAAAGAAAAACTGGAGAAAACTGAACGTCAGAGAAACAATCCTGCTGCAACACAACCTCGAACTGGCCCTGGACAGCCCCCTTTAGTTGACTCGCAACCTGCTCTCCTAGAGACCATAATTAATATTGCTATTCATGGCAGCGCAGCTGATGAACGCCGCCGAACAGAGATGATTAGGAGTTGTCTCACTCTGTCCGACCTGCATGAAAGGCTGTTGTTAATGGGATTCCAAATTTCTCGAAGCGGCACATATCTTCATTTACTTCCACGCATTTCTAACACTCAAGAGGGAAGAAGGCACGTATGTACCGTACCCGTAAAGTTAGCAAGACCACAGACCGAGATGCACAAAAAACACGAGGACGGGGAATTTTGCACTGCTACAATCAGGTCACTGGAATCTCTCGCGTCGCTTCTGGGACCGCAGTAA